From the genome of Populus alba chromosome 10, ASM523922v2, whole genome shotgun sequence, one region includes:
- the LOC118059758 gene encoding uncharacterized protein isoform X1 produces the protein MACLPCLVAGYQSVSSTCSNIPQQSTLLSNGVSITEVQMDFQAMQMRKRSIDELTNLLPQREPSDLIENKTALSTWKTNKRKKANSPEEPWNHQARESISIQEQKLQVPVRRSQKLSDKITALQKLVSPYGKADTASVLLEASLHIKLLQEQIQNLFRMLTSSCNGTRPIQQSQETDGELRDLQSRGLCLVPISFMLKNDSAARPS, from the exons ATGGCTTGTTTACCTTGTTTAGTGGCAGGCTATCAATCTGTATCCTCTACCTGCAGCAACATCCCACAGCAGTCAACGCTACTAAGCAATGGGGTCTCTATTACAGAGGTTCAAATG GACTTTCAGGCCATGCAAATGAGGAAAAGGTCAATTGATGAGCTTACAAACCTACTACCCCAAAGAGAACCTAGCGATCTCATTGAAAACAAGACTGCTTTGAGTACATGGAAGACTAATAAGAGAAAGAAGGCTAATTCCCCTGAAGAACCATGGAATCACCAAGCCAGAGAATCGATCAGCATCCAAGAGCAAAAG TTGCAGGTGCCTGTGAGGAGAAGCCAAAAGCTGAGTGACAAAATCACAGCTCTTCAAAAGTTGGTCTCTCCATATGGCAAG GCAGACACTGCCTCTGTTCTACTAGAGGCTTCTCTTCACATCAAACTCCTTCAAGAGCAAATCCAG AATCTGTTTCGGATGCTGACAAGCTCATGCAATGGTACAAGACCTATTCAACAATCACAG GAAACTGATGGTGAACTGCGAGACCTACAAAGTAGAGGACTTTGCTTGGTTCCCATATCGTTTATGCTGAAAAATGACTCAGCAGCCAGACCAAGTTGA
- the LOC118059758 gene encoding uncharacterized protein isoform X2: protein MACLPCLVAGYQSVSSTCSNIPQQSTLLSNGVSITEVQMAMQMRKRSIDELTNLLPQREPSDLIENKTALSTWKTNKRKKANSPEEPWNHQARESISIQEQKLQVPVRRSQKLSDKITALQKLVSPYGKADTASVLLEASLHIKLLQEQIQNLFRMLTSSCNGTRPIQQSQETDGELRDLQSRGLCLVPISFMLKNDSAARPS, encoded by the exons ATGGCTTGTTTACCTTGTTTAGTGGCAGGCTATCAATCTGTATCCTCTACCTGCAGCAACATCCCACAGCAGTCAACGCTACTAAGCAATGGGGTCTCTATTACAGAGGTTCAAATG GCCATGCAAATGAGGAAAAGGTCAATTGATGAGCTTACAAACCTACTACCCCAAAGAGAACCTAGCGATCTCATTGAAAACAAGACTGCTTTGAGTACATGGAAGACTAATAAGAGAAAGAAGGCTAATTCCCCTGAAGAACCATGGAATCACCAAGCCAGAGAATCGATCAGCATCCAAGAGCAAAAG TTGCAGGTGCCTGTGAGGAGAAGCCAAAAGCTGAGTGACAAAATCACAGCTCTTCAAAAGTTGGTCTCTCCATATGGCAAG GCAGACACTGCCTCTGTTCTACTAGAGGCTTCTCTTCACATCAAACTCCTTCAAGAGCAAATCCAG AATCTGTTTCGGATGCTGACAAGCTCATGCAATGGTACAAGACCTATTCAACAATCACAG GAAACTGATGGTGAACTGCGAGACCTACAAAGTAGAGGACTTTGCTTGGTTCCCATATCGTTTATGCTGAAAAATGACTCAGCAGCCAGACCAAGTTGA
- the LOC118059756 gene encoding CASP-like protein 2D1, which yields MLKLLDFSLRLSVIPLSVATIWLTVTNKQDNSIYGYLKYSNLSGLKYMVFISGICASYAFIAAVSTWIRCIVTKTWLFFVSDQIVAYLMVTSGTAVLEILYLAYNGDREVSWSEACTSYGKFCYRMKLAVILHALALSCFIILAVISAYRAFSIFEPPLVPSKVVEGDRA from the exons ATGCTCAAGCTCTTGGATTTTTCTCTTAGGCTCTCTGTTATTCCTCTCAGTGTTGCCACCATATGGTTAACTGTTACCAACAAGCAGGATAATAGCATCTATGGTTATCTGAAATACAGCAATCTCTCGGGACTCAA GTACATGGTTTTCATCAGTGGTATCTGTGCTAGCTATGCTTTTATTGCCGCTGTCTCCACATGGATCCGATGCATTGTTACTAAAACTTGGCTGTTCTTTGTCTCTGACCAG ATCGTAGCTTACTTGATGGTTACATCGGGGACTGCAGTCTTGGAGATATTATACTTGGCTTACAATGGTGATAGAGAAGTCTCATGGAGTGAAGCCTGCACTTCTTATGGCAAGTTTTGCTATAGAATGAAGCTGGCTGTGATTCTCCATGCTTTGGCTCTTTCCTGCTTTATTATTTTAGCTGTAATCTCGGCTTATAGAGCTTTTAGCATATTTGAACCTCCTCTTGTTCCTTCTAAAGTAGTTGAGGGAGATAGAGCTTAA
- the LOC118059757 gene encoding elongator complex protein 1 isoform X2: MFGSFISWRGDGKYFATISEASESSALLKKIKVWERDSGALHSTSDSKVFMGAVLEWMPSGAKIAAVYDRKVENRCPDIAFYERNGLVRSSFSIKEAVDATVESLKWNCGSDLVASVVRCEKYDAVKLWFLSNNHWYLKHEVRYSRQDGVRLMWDPVKPLQLICWTLGGQITIYNFTWISAVTENSTALVIDDSKILVTPLSLSLMPPPLHLFSLKFPSSVRDLALYSNNSKNRVAAFLSDGSLGAVELPDPDTWEDLEEKEFTVEASISETGFGSFVNLAWLDSHILLAVSHYGFSHSNCASHSSMGEDGLSGFCLQEIELLCSEDHVPSLVTGSGWHAKISHRNYMEGLVIGIAPNPAKNRSAFVQFDGGNVVEYTSMLGLAVTGGSTKHDDMSFSSSCPWMSVAKASDSGSLKPLLFGLDDIGRLHFGGKVLCNNCSSFSCYSNLADQVITHLILSTKQDFLFVVEIGDILHGEIELKFENFVHTGNRRKEENMNFINIWERGAKIIGVLHGDDAAVIIQTTRGNLESIHPRKLVLASIVNALIQRRFRDALLLVRRHRIDFNVIVDYCGWQTFLQSASEFVKQVNNLSYITEFICSIKNENIMETLYKNYISTPCQNRAGDVQAKDVMSFDSSSKVSSLLLAIRKALEVQVTESPARELCILTTLARSDPPMLEEALKRIKVIREMELLGSSDPRRTSYPSAEEALKHLLWLSDSDAVFEAALGLYDLNLAAIVAVNSQRDPKEFLPYLQELERMPSLVMCYNIDLRLHRYEKAFRHIVSAGDAYYSDCMNLMSKNPQLFPLGLQMITDPAKKMQVLEAWGDHLSDEKCFEDAAITYLCCSSLENALKAYRSCGDWSGVLTVAGLLKLEKDELMQLAHDLCEELQALGKPGEAAKIALEYCGDVNRGINLLISARDWEEALRVAFMHRKEDLVLEVKNAALDCASTLISEHKEGLEKVGKYLTRYLAVRQRRLLLAAKLQSEERSINDLDDDTVSEASSNFSGMSAYTTGTRKGSAASVTSSVTSKARDMRRQRKRGKIRPGSPDEELALVEHLKGMSLTAGAKNELRSLLFTLVKLGGEEIARKLQLAGENFQLTQMAAVKLAEDTISTDIINEKAHTLEHYIRKMRSELPCLDYFSWRSKVFISP, from the exons ATGTTTGGGAGTTTTATTTCATGGCGAGGTGATGGGAAATATTTTGCTACGATAAGTGAAGCGAGTGAATCTTCTGCCTTGCTTAAGAAGATTAAGGTTTGGGAACGGGATTCGGGTGCATTGCATTCCACATCAGATTCTAAGGTATTTATGGGGGCGGTTTTGGAATGGATGCCAAGTGGAGCGAAAATTGCTGCTGTGTATGATAGAAAAGTGGAGAATAGGTGTCCTGATATTGCTTTCTATGAGAGGAATGGGTTGGTGAGGAGTTCTTTTAGTATTAAAGAAGCAGTTGATGCAACAGTTGAAAGTCTTAAGTGGAATTGTGGTTCGGATCTTGTTGCATCTGTTGTTAGATGTGAGAAATATGATGCTGTTAAGCTCTGGTTTTTGAGCAACAACCATTGGTATTTGAAACATGAAGTTAGATACTCGAGACAGGATGGAGTTAGGCTCATGTGGGATCCAGTAAAGCCACTACAGTTGATTTGTTGGACTCTTGGAGGCCAGATCACAATTTACAACTTCACCTGGATTTCTGCTGTGACAGAGAACTCGACAGCATTGGTCATTGATGACTCCAAAATACTTGTAACTCCACTTTCTTTATCCCTGATGCCACCTCCCCTTCATTTATTCAGCCTCAAATTTCCAAGTTCAGTGAGGGACCTGGCTTTATATTCCAATAATTCTAAGAATAGAGTAGCTGCATTTTTATCAGATGGTTCTTTGGGTGCTGTAGAACTTCCTGACCCAGATACATGGGAGGATcttgaagaaaaagaatttaCTGTTGAAGCTTCTATTTCTGAGACAGGTTTTGGATCCTTTGTGAACCTTGCATGGCTTGATTCACACATATTACTTGCTGTTTCTCATTATGGCTTCTCTCATAGTAATTGTGCATCCCACAGTTCAATGGGTGAGGATGGACTTAGTGGTTTTTGTTTGCAGGAAATTGAACTATTGTGTTCTGAGGACCATGTACCAAGTTTGGTAACAGGATCAGGCTGGCATGCAAAGATTTCCCATAGAAATTATATGGAAGGGCTTGTGATTGGCATTGCTCCTAATCCTGCCAAGAATCGTTCAGCTTTTGTTCAGTTTGATGGTGGAAATGTTGTTGAGTACACTTCAATGCTGGGCTTGGCTGTTACTGGAGGTTCAACAAAACATGATGATATGAGCTTTTCATCCTCTTGCCCTTGGATGAGTGTGGCTAAGGCCAGTGACAGTGGGTCATTAAAGCCCTTGCTTTTTGGTCTTGATGACATTGGGAGGCTGCATTTTGGTGGGAAAGTTCTATGCAACAACTGCAGTAGTTTCTCATGCTACTCAAATTTGGCTGACCAAGTAATCACTCATTTGATACTTTCAACCAAACAAGACTTTCTCTTTGTTGTGGAAATCGGTGATATACTGCATGGAGAAATAGAGTTAAAATTCGAGAACTTTGTCCACACCGGTaacagaagaaaagaagaaaatatgaaCTTCATAAATATTTGGGAAAGAGGTGCCAAAATTATTGGTGTCCTGCATGGTGATGATGCTGCTGTTATTATACAGACAACTCGGGGAAATCTGGAAAGCATTCACCCTAGAAAGCTGGTTCTTGCTTCAATTGTCAATGCTTTGATCCAAAGGCGTTTTAGGGATGCACTGCTGTTGGTCAGACGGCATAGAATAGATTTCAATGTTATCGTTGACTATTGTGGATGGCAAACTTTTCTTCAGTCAGCTTCAGAATTTGTCAAACAGGTTAACAATTTGAGCTATATAACCGAGTTCATTTGTTCCATAAAGAATGAAAACATTATGGAAACCCTATACAAAAATTATATCTCTACACCCTGCCAAAACAGAGCTGGAGATGTTCAAGCTAAGGATGTCATGAGCTTTGATAGTTCCAGCAAGGTTTCTTCTCTCCTCCTGGCAATAAGGAAGGCTCTTGAGGTACAAGTCACCGAAAGCCCTGCAAGGGAGCTTTGCATTCTAACCACTCTAGCTCGCAGTGATCCTCCTATGCTCGAAGAAGCTTTGAAAAGAATCAAAGTTATTCGTGAAATGGAATTATTAGGTTCAAGTGACCCTAGGAGAACCTCTTATCCATCTGCTGAAGAAGCTCTGAAGCATCTGTTGTGGTTATCTGATTCCGATGCTGTATTTGAAGCTGCCTTAGGACTTTATGATTTGAACCTTGCAGCTATTGTGGCAGTGAACTCTCAAAGAGACCCAAAGGAATTTCTTCCTTATCTACAAGAATTAGAACGCATGCCAAGCCTTGTAATGTGCTACAATATTGACCTTCGGTTACACCGATACGAGAAGGCTTTCAGACACATTGTTTCTGCTGGTGATGCATATTATTCAGATTGTATGAACCTCATGAGCAAAAATCCTCAATTATTTCCTCTGGGCCTTCAAATGATCACTGATCCTGCAAAGAAAATGCAGGTCCTTGAGGCCTGGGGCGATCATCTTAGTGATGAAAAATGCTTTGAGGATGCCGCGATAACTTATCTGTGTTGTTCCAGTTTGGAAAATGCCTTGAAGGCATATCGCTCTTGTGGTGATTGGAGTGGGGTGCTTACTGTTGCTGGGCTCCTTAAACTGGAAAAGGACGAGTTAATGCAACTTGCTCATGATCTTTGTGAAGAGCTCCAAGCACTTGGTAAACCAGGAGAAGCTGCCAAAATTGCTCTGGAGTATTGTGGAGATGTTAACAGAgggattaatttattaattagtgCAAGGGACTGGGAGGAGGCTTTGAGGGTTGCTTTCATGCATAGGAAAGAGGATCTGGTATTGGAAGTGAAGAATGCAGCTTTAGATTGTGCAAGCACACTAATCAGTGAACACAAGGAAGGCTTGGAGAAGGTAGGGAAGTACTTGACTCGCTATTTAGCTGTTCGACAGAGAAGATTACTTCTGGCAGCAAAGCTTCAGTCAGAGGAACGGTCAATAAATGATCTGGATGATGATACTGTTTCAGAAGCTAGCAGTAACTTCAGTGGCATGAGTGCCTACACCACAGG AACAAGGAAGGGCTCTGCTGCTTCTGTAACCTCCAGTGTCACTAGCAAGGCAAGAGACATGAGGCGTCAGCGGAAGAGAGGAAAAATTCGCCCTGGCAG CCCTGATGAGGAGTTAGCACTGGTAGAGCATTTGAAAGGCATGTCTCTAACAGCTGGAGCAAAGAATGAGCTTAGATCTTTATTGTTTACCCTTGTGAAGCTTGGTGGTGAAGAAATAGCAAGAAAGCTACAATTGGCTGGAGAGAATTTTCAACTTACTCAGATGGCAGCAGTCAAACTAGCAGAAGATACAATTTCTACTGATATCATAAATGAGAAGGCACACACTTTGGAGCATTACATTCGGAAAATGAGAAGTGAACTGCCATGTTTGGATTATTTTTCTTGGCGATCTAAAGTTTTCATTTCTCCTTAA
- the LOC118059758 gene encoding transcription factor bHLH110 isoform X4, whose product MAMQMRKRSIDELTNLLPQREPSDLIENKTALSTWKTNKRKKANSPEEPWNHQARESISIQEQKLQVPVRRSQKLSDKITALQKLVSPYGKADTASVLLEASLHIKLLQEQIQNLFRMLTSSCNGTRPIQQSQETDGELRDLQSRGLCLVPISFMLKNDSAARPS is encoded by the exons ATG GCCATGCAAATGAGGAAAAGGTCAATTGATGAGCTTACAAACCTACTACCCCAAAGAGAACCTAGCGATCTCATTGAAAACAAGACTGCTTTGAGTACATGGAAGACTAATAAGAGAAAGAAGGCTAATTCCCCTGAAGAACCATGGAATCACCAAGCCAGAGAATCGATCAGCATCCAAGAGCAAAAG TTGCAGGTGCCTGTGAGGAGAAGCCAAAAGCTGAGTGACAAAATCACAGCTCTTCAAAAGTTGGTCTCTCCATATGGCAAG GCAGACACTGCCTCTGTTCTACTAGAGGCTTCTCTTCACATCAAACTCCTTCAAGAGCAAATCCAG AATCTGTTTCGGATGCTGACAAGCTCATGCAATGGTACAAGACCTATTCAACAATCACAG GAAACTGATGGTGAACTGCGAGACCTACAAAGTAGAGGACTTTGCTTGGTTCCCATATCGTTTATGCTGAAAAATGACTCAGCAGCCAGACCAAGTTGA
- the LOC118059758 gene encoding transcription factor bHLH110 isoform X3 has translation MDFQAMQMRKRSIDELTNLLPQREPSDLIENKTALSTWKTNKRKKANSPEEPWNHQARESISIQEQKLQVPVRRSQKLSDKITALQKLVSPYGKADTASVLLEASLHIKLLQEQIQNLFRMLTSSCNGTRPIQQSQETDGELRDLQSRGLCLVPISFMLKNDSAARPS, from the exons ATG GACTTTCAGGCCATGCAAATGAGGAAAAGGTCAATTGATGAGCTTACAAACCTACTACCCCAAAGAGAACCTAGCGATCTCATTGAAAACAAGACTGCTTTGAGTACATGGAAGACTAATAAGAGAAAGAAGGCTAATTCCCCTGAAGAACCATGGAATCACCAAGCCAGAGAATCGATCAGCATCCAAGAGCAAAAG TTGCAGGTGCCTGTGAGGAGAAGCCAAAAGCTGAGTGACAAAATCACAGCTCTTCAAAAGTTGGTCTCTCCATATGGCAAG GCAGACACTGCCTCTGTTCTACTAGAGGCTTCTCTTCACATCAAACTCCTTCAAGAGCAAATCCAG AATCTGTTTCGGATGCTGACAAGCTCATGCAATGGTACAAGACCTATTCAACAATCACAG GAAACTGATGGTGAACTGCGAGACCTACAAAGTAGAGGACTTTGCTTGGTTCCCATATCGTTTATGCTGAAAAATGACTCAGCAGCCAGACCAAGTTGA
- the LOC118059760 gene encoding actin-depolymerizing factor 1 — translation MANAASGMAVHDDCKLRFLDLKAKRTYRFIVFKIEEKQKQVIVEKLGEPADSYENFSASLPADECRYAVYDFDYVTEENCQKSRIVFIAWSPDTARVRSKMIYASSKDRFKRELDGIQIELQATDPTEMGLDVIRSRSN, via the exons atg GCAAACGCAGCATCTGGGATGGCTGTGCATGATGACTGCAAGCTGAGGTTTTTGGATTTGAAGGCAAAAAGGACTTACCGTTTCATTGTTTTCAAGATCGAGGAGAAGCAAAAGCAGGTGATTGTGGAGAAGCTTGGTGAACCAGCTGATAGCTATGAAAATTTCTCTGCCAGTCTGCCTGCTGATGAGTGCCGATACGCAGTTTATGACTTTGATTATGTAACAGAGGAGAACTGCCAGAAGAGCAGGATTGTTTTTATTGCATG GTCCCCTGACACGGCGAGGGTGAGAAGCAAGATGATTTATGCAAGCTCCAAGGACAGATTTAAGAGAGAATTAGATGGTATTCAGATTGAGCTGCAAGCTACTGATCCTACAGAGATGGGGCTTGATGTTATTAGAAGCCGTTCGAATTAA
- the LOC118059757 gene encoding elongator complex protein 1 isoform X1 has protein sequence MKNLKLYREISQNLELQSPQEVLVFSAFDIERNRLFFASSANIIYTAHLSSFQNGKSKGLLLPSEINQIELEDGDLITAFDYMMEKEALIIGTENGLLLLHNIDDNSTEIVGQVEGGVKCISPSPDGDLLAILTGFRQVLVMTHDWDLLYEIAVEEKENYGDGLDVRELDGKNMFGSFISWRGDGKYFATISEASESSALLKKIKVWERDSGALHSTSDSKVFMGAVLEWMPSGAKIAAVYDRKVENRCPDIAFYERNGLVRSSFSIKEAVDATVESLKWNCGSDLVASVVRCEKYDAVKLWFLSNNHWYLKHEVRYSRQDGVRLMWDPVKPLQLICWTLGGQITIYNFTWISAVTENSTALVIDDSKILVTPLSLSLMPPPLHLFSLKFPSSVRDLALYSNNSKNRVAAFLSDGSLGAVELPDPDTWEDLEEKEFTVEASISETGFGSFVNLAWLDSHILLAVSHYGFSHSNCASHSSMGEDGLSGFCLQEIELLCSEDHVPSLVTGSGWHAKISHRNYMEGLVIGIAPNPAKNRSAFVQFDGGNVVEYTSMLGLAVTGGSTKHDDMSFSSSCPWMSVAKASDSGSLKPLLFGLDDIGRLHFGGKVLCNNCSSFSCYSNLADQVITHLILSTKQDFLFVVEIGDILHGEIELKFENFVHTGNRRKEENMNFINIWERGAKIIGVLHGDDAAVIIQTTRGNLESIHPRKLVLASIVNALIQRRFRDALLLVRRHRIDFNVIVDYCGWQTFLQSASEFVKQVNNLSYITEFICSIKNENIMETLYKNYISTPCQNRAGDVQAKDVMSFDSSSKVSSLLLAIRKALEVQVTESPARELCILTTLARSDPPMLEEALKRIKVIREMELLGSSDPRRTSYPSAEEALKHLLWLSDSDAVFEAALGLYDLNLAAIVAVNSQRDPKEFLPYLQELERMPSLVMCYNIDLRLHRYEKAFRHIVSAGDAYYSDCMNLMSKNPQLFPLGLQMITDPAKKMQVLEAWGDHLSDEKCFEDAAITYLCCSSLENALKAYRSCGDWSGVLTVAGLLKLEKDELMQLAHDLCEELQALGKPGEAAKIALEYCGDVNRGINLLISARDWEEALRVAFMHRKEDLVLEVKNAALDCASTLISEHKEGLEKVGKYLTRYLAVRQRRLLLAAKLQSEERSINDLDDDTVSEASSNFSGMSAYTTGTRKGSAASVTSSVTSKARDMRRQRKRGKIRPGSPDEELALVEHLKGMSLTAGAKNELRSLLFTLVKLGGEEIARKLQLAGENFQLTQMAAVKLAEDTISTDIINEKAHTLEHYIRKMRSELPCLDYFSWRSKVFISP, from the exons ATGAAAAACCTGAAGCTATACAGGGAGATTTCTCAGAATCTGGAATTACAATCGCCACAAGAAGTTCTCGTCTTCTCCGCTTTCGATATCGAACGCAACCGCCTCTTCTTCGCTTCTTCGGCCAATATCATTTACACAGCTCACCTTTCTTCTTTCCAA AATGGAAAATCAAAAGGCTTGCTATTACCGTCGGAGATTAATCAAATTGAATTGGAAGACGGAGACTTAATCACTGCATTTGATTACATGATGGAGAAAGAAGCCTTAATTATTGGAACTGAAAATGGACTTTTATTATTgcataatattgatgataattcTACTGAAATCGTCGGTCAAGTTGAAGGCGGGGTTAAGTGTATCTCGCCGAGTCCCGATGGAGATTTGCTTGCTATTCTTACTGGTTTCAGACAAGTGTTAGTTATGACTCATGATTGGGATTTGTTGTATGAAATCGCGGTTGAGGAGAAGGAAAATTACGGTGATGGTCTTGACGTAC GTGAATTGGATGGAAAGAATATGTTTGGGAGTTTTATTTCATGGCGAGGTGATGGGAAATATTTTGCTACGATAAGTGAAGCGAGTGAATCTTCTGCCTTGCTTAAGAAGATTAAGGTTTGGGAACGGGATTCGGGTGCATTGCATTCCACATCAGATTCTAAGGTATTTATGGGGGCGGTTTTGGAATGGATGCCAAGTGGAGCGAAAATTGCTGCTGTGTATGATAGAAAAGTGGAGAATAGGTGTCCTGATATTGCTTTCTATGAGAGGAATGGGTTGGTGAGGAGTTCTTTTAGTATTAAAGAAGCAGTTGATGCAACAGTTGAAAGTCTTAAGTGGAATTGTGGTTCGGATCTTGTTGCATCTGTTGTTAGATGTGAGAAATATGATGCTGTTAAGCTCTGGTTTTTGAGCAACAACCATTGGTATTTGAAACATGAAGTTAGATACTCGAGACAGGATGGAGTTAGGCTCATGTGGGATCCAGTAAAGCCACTACAGTTGATTTGTTGGACTCTTGGAGGCCAGATCACAATTTACAACTTCACCTGGATTTCTGCTGTGACAGAGAACTCGACAGCATTGGTCATTGATGACTCCAAAATACTTGTAACTCCACTTTCTTTATCCCTGATGCCACCTCCCCTTCATTTATTCAGCCTCAAATTTCCAAGTTCAGTGAGGGACCTGGCTTTATATTCCAATAATTCTAAGAATAGAGTAGCTGCATTTTTATCAGATGGTTCTTTGGGTGCTGTAGAACTTCCTGACCCAGATACATGGGAGGATcttgaagaaaaagaatttaCTGTTGAAGCTTCTATTTCTGAGACAGGTTTTGGATCCTTTGTGAACCTTGCATGGCTTGATTCACACATATTACTTGCTGTTTCTCATTATGGCTTCTCTCATAGTAATTGTGCATCCCACAGTTCAATGGGTGAGGATGGACTTAGTGGTTTTTGTTTGCAGGAAATTGAACTATTGTGTTCTGAGGACCATGTACCAAGTTTGGTAACAGGATCAGGCTGGCATGCAAAGATTTCCCATAGAAATTATATGGAAGGGCTTGTGATTGGCATTGCTCCTAATCCTGCCAAGAATCGTTCAGCTTTTGTTCAGTTTGATGGTGGAAATGTTGTTGAGTACACTTCAATGCTGGGCTTGGCTGTTACTGGAGGTTCAACAAAACATGATGATATGAGCTTTTCATCCTCTTGCCCTTGGATGAGTGTGGCTAAGGCCAGTGACAGTGGGTCATTAAAGCCCTTGCTTTTTGGTCTTGATGACATTGGGAGGCTGCATTTTGGTGGGAAAGTTCTATGCAACAACTGCAGTAGTTTCTCATGCTACTCAAATTTGGCTGACCAAGTAATCACTCATTTGATACTTTCAACCAAACAAGACTTTCTCTTTGTTGTGGAAATCGGTGATATACTGCATGGAGAAATAGAGTTAAAATTCGAGAACTTTGTCCACACCGGTaacagaagaaaagaagaaaatatgaaCTTCATAAATATTTGGGAAAGAGGTGCCAAAATTATTGGTGTCCTGCATGGTGATGATGCTGCTGTTATTATACAGACAACTCGGGGAAATCTGGAAAGCATTCACCCTAGAAAGCTGGTTCTTGCTTCAATTGTCAATGCTTTGATCCAAAGGCGTTTTAGGGATGCACTGCTGTTGGTCAGACGGCATAGAATAGATTTCAATGTTATCGTTGACTATTGTGGATGGCAAACTTTTCTTCAGTCAGCTTCAGAATTTGTCAAACAGGTTAACAATTTGAGCTATATAACCGAGTTCATTTGTTCCATAAAGAATGAAAACATTATGGAAACCCTATACAAAAATTATATCTCTACACCCTGCCAAAACAGAGCTGGAGATGTTCAAGCTAAGGATGTCATGAGCTTTGATAGTTCCAGCAAGGTTTCTTCTCTCCTCCTGGCAATAAGGAAGGCTCTTGAGGTACAAGTCACCGAAAGCCCTGCAAGGGAGCTTTGCATTCTAACCACTCTAGCTCGCAGTGATCCTCCTATGCTCGAAGAAGCTTTGAAAAGAATCAAAGTTATTCGTGAAATGGAATTATTAGGTTCAAGTGACCCTAGGAGAACCTCTTATCCATCTGCTGAAGAAGCTCTGAAGCATCTGTTGTGGTTATCTGATTCCGATGCTGTATTTGAAGCTGCCTTAGGACTTTATGATTTGAACCTTGCAGCTATTGTGGCAGTGAACTCTCAAAGAGACCCAAAGGAATTTCTTCCTTATCTACAAGAATTAGAACGCATGCCAAGCCTTGTAATGTGCTACAATATTGACCTTCGGTTACACCGATACGAGAAGGCTTTCAGACACATTGTTTCTGCTGGTGATGCATATTATTCAGATTGTATGAACCTCATGAGCAAAAATCCTCAATTATTTCCTCTGGGCCTTCAAATGATCACTGATCCTGCAAAGAAAATGCAGGTCCTTGAGGCCTGGGGCGATCATCTTAGTGATGAAAAATGCTTTGAGGATGCCGCGATAACTTATCTGTGTTGTTCCAGTTTGGAAAATGCCTTGAAGGCATATCGCTCTTGTGGTGATTGGAGTGGGGTGCTTACTGTTGCTGGGCTCCTTAAACTGGAAAAGGACGAGTTAATGCAACTTGCTCATGATCTTTGTGAAGAGCTCCAAGCACTTGGTAAACCAGGAGAAGCTGCCAAAATTGCTCTGGAGTATTGTGGAGATGTTAACAGAgggattaatttattaattagtgCAAGGGACTGGGAGGAGGCTTTGAGGGTTGCTTTCATGCATAGGAAAGAGGATCTGGTATTGGAAGTGAAGAATGCAGCTTTAGATTGTGCAAGCACACTAATCAGTGAACACAAGGAAGGCTTGGAGAAGGTAGGGAAGTACTTGACTCGCTATTTAGCTGTTCGACAGAGAAGATTACTTCTGGCAGCAAAGCTTCAGTCAGAGGAACGGTCAATAAATGATCTGGATGATGATACTGTTTCAGAAGCTAGCAGTAACTTCAGTGGCATGAGTGCCTACACCACAGG AACAAGGAAGGGCTCTGCTGCTTCTGTAACCTCCAGTGTCACTAGCAAGGCAAGAGACATGAGGCGTCAGCGGAAGAGAGGAAAAATTCGCCCTGGCAG CCCTGATGAGGAGTTAGCACTGGTAGAGCATTTGAAAGGCATGTCTCTAACAGCTGGAGCAAAGAATGAGCTTAGATCTTTATTGTTTACCCTTGTGAAGCTTGGTGGTGAAGAAATAGCAAGAAAGCTACAATTGGCTGGAGAGAATTTTCAACTTACTCAGATGGCAGCAGTCAAACTAGCAGAAGATACAATTTCTACTGATATCATAAATGAGAAGGCACACACTTTGGAGCATTACATTCGGAAAATGAGAAGTGAACTGCCATGTTTGGATTATTTTTCTTGGCGATCTAAAGTTTTCATTTCTCCTTAA